One genomic segment of Candidatus Delongbacteria bacterium includes these proteins:
- a CDS encoding thioredoxin family protein, with the protein MEIKVLGSGCKKCNVLEANVRKAIESFDEDIKVTKVSEIGEIMSYNVLITPCLVINEMLVTSGKVSTVEEIIEMIKEKLND; encoded by the coding sequence ATGGAAATTAAAGTTTTGGGCAGCGGATGTAAAAAATGTAATGTACTTGAAGCTAATGTAAGAAAAGCAATAGAGTCATTTGATGAAGACATCAAAGTTACTAAAGTTTCCGAGATAGGGGAGATAATGTCCTACAATGTTCTAATTACTCCGTGTTTGGTCATCAATGAAATGCTTGTTACTTCAGGGAAAGTTTCTACTGTGGAAGAGATAATTGAAATGATAAAGGAGAAATTAAATGATTAA
- a CDS encoding winged helix-turn-helix transcriptional regulator, whose translation MEEYLKVFKALSDDSRLRIVKMLEVKSMCVCEITSIIGYATATVSNHLKILKEAGLVVQERDEKYINYSLNRENNAFIKEALEFVGSLNDKVFNADKKTVIGTDRTNIC comes from the coding sequence ATGGAAGAATATTTGAAAGTTTTTAAAGCATTAAGTGATGATTCAAGGTTAAGGATAGTTAAGATGCTGGAAGTAAAGTCAATGTGCGTTTGTGAGATAACTTCAATTATCGGGTATGCAACAGCAACTGTATCAAATCACTTGAAAATATTGAAAGAAGCTGGTTTAGTAGTCCAGGAGAGAGATGAGAAGTATATCAATTATTCATTGAATAGAGAAAATAATGCATTCATTAAAGAAGCATTGGAGTTTGTAGGAAGTTTGAATGATAAAGTGTTTAACGCAGATAAAAAAACTGTAATAGGCACAGATAGAACGAATATTTGTTAA
- a CDS encoding TetR/AcrR family transcriptional regulator — MKKDISTEEKILQAATKIFKAKGYSGARMQKIADSAGINKAMLHYYFRSKKLLFDKIFIKLMNSFLSNIIATLNSDNTWDEILTDLSEKLFIFITQNREIPLFLVNELHKNPDFFTEQLVKFKEVSNSSFFSMIENEGKKGNIIKADPLQILVHVISGMMYPVIAEPIISSIGSFNDEDFYNFLFQRKEIVPKIIMEYLKKV; from the coding sequence ATGAAAAAAGATATTTCAACTGAAGAAAAGATACTGCAAGCTGCTACAAAGATATTTAAAGCTAAGGGTTATTCAGGTGCCCGAATGCAGAAGATCGCCGATTCTGCCGGCATCAACAAAGCTATGCTTCATTATTATTTCAGGTCAAAGAAATTGCTCTTTGATAAAATATTTATCAAACTGATGAATTCTTTTTTATCCAATATTATAGCTACACTTAATTCAGATAATACCTGGGATGAAATATTAACCGATCTTTCCGAGAAACTTTTTATTTTCATTACACAAAACAGAGAGATCCCGCTTTTTCTTGTAAATGAATTACATAAAAATCCAGACTTCTTCACTGAGCAACTTGTAAAATTCAAAGAAGTCAGTAATTCATCGTTCTTTTCAATGATAGAGAATGAAGGTAAAAAAGGAAATATTATCAAAGCTGATCCATTGCAGATATTAGTACATGTTATCTCTGGAATGATGTATCCAGTCATAGCAGAACCTATCATCAGTTCGATTGGTAGTTTCAATGATGAAGATTTTTACAATTTTTTATTTCAGAGAAAAGAGATCGTTCCTAAAATTATAATGGAATATTTAAAGAAGGTATAA
- a CDS encoding permease → MKKEYIKFILLIILFGAFYFVPMDFLSADNAIAAGFLTLQDYAQKHVLLCLVPAFFIAGGIAVYAKKEAVLKLLGAKTPKWISYPVASVSGGVLAVCSCTILPLFAGIWKRGAGIGPATAFLYAGPAINVAAIFLTGTVLGWEMSFVRLAFSIVGAIIIGLIMGSIFKEQGISELVENDENESSFSKVWVLLFFMFQLAFLIVGGLKITPVTKVSLLISFVLVLIYIIFVKFDKEHNKEWIGEVWFFTKKILPYLFAGVFIAGVISQALPEEVVNTLLGGNRIFSNFFASVFGALMYFATLTEVPIIQSLMTLGMGKGPALALFLAGYSLSLPNMIVLTKLLGWKKAFTYIALIIVYSSLAGFVYGNYMFI, encoded by the coding sequence ATGAAAAAAGAATATATAAAATTCATATTATTAATAATTTTGTTCGGAGCTTTCTATTTCGTACCAATGGATTTTCTATCAGCTGATAACGCAATTGCAGCAGGTTTCCTTACTTTACAGGATTATGCACAAAAGCATGTTTTACTCTGTCTGGTACCCGCATTCTTCATAGCTGGTGGAATTGCTGTCTATGCTAAAAAAGAAGCAGTGTTAAAACTATTAGGTGCAAAAACCCCGAAATGGATATCTTATCCTGTAGCTTCAGTTTCTGGTGGAGTTCTTGCGGTTTGTTCTTGTACGATCTTGCCTTTATTTGCAGGTATCTGGAAACGGGGTGCAGGTATAGGCCCTGCAACAGCATTTCTTTACGCCGGACCTGCTATAAATGTTGCGGCTATATTTCTGACAGGTACTGTACTCGGTTGGGAAATGTCTTTTGTTAGATTAGCTTTTTCTATAGTTGGTGCAATTATCATTGGTTTGATAATGGGTAGCATTTTTAAAGAACAGGGGATATCTGAGCTTGTTGAGAATGATGAAAATGAAAGTAGTTTTTCAAAGGTTTGGGTATTACTATTTTTCATGTTCCAGTTGGCTTTTCTAATTGTCGGAGGACTAAAAATTACTCCGGTGACAAAAGTATCATTGCTTATCTCATTTGTTCTTGTTCTAATCTATATAATTTTCGTTAAATTTGATAAAGAACATAATAAAGAATGGATCGGTGAAGTATGGTTCTTTACTAAGAAGATCTTACCATATTTATTTGCAGGTGTTTTCATAGCGGGAGTAATATCACAGGCGTTACCGGAGGAAGTTGTAAATACTCTTCTTGGTGGGAACAGGATATTCTCAAATTTCTTTGCATCGGTATTCGGAGCTCTAATGTATTTTGCAACTTTGACTGAAGTTCCTATCATTCAATCTCTGATGACTCTTGGTATGGGTAAAGGTCCGGCCTTAGCTTTATTTCTGGCAGGATATTCATTAAGCCTACCTAATATGATCGTACTGACAAAGTTATTGGGATGGAAAAAAGCATTTACATATATTGCTCTGATAATAGTTTATTCATCATTAGCAGGATTTGTTTATGGTAATTATATGTTCATATAA